Part of the Venturia canescens isolate UGA chromosome 2, ASM1945775v1, whole genome shotgun sequence genome is shown below.
CTCTTTGTacaaaaaaacaatggaaaaccATGTTTTCTGCGTATTCCTTCAGGACtgcaaaaaagtttcaatttggGATTCAAAAATCCCGCTGATTTTCTCTAGccttttatttctgttttttttgtctttttttttttaatttaacaaaatttcaaatttaaatttaatcaattcgaattaattaatttaaatgaatttataatataaattcaattaaattaattcgaatttgaattgattaaatttaaattttaaattgacaaaatttcaaatttaaatttaatcaattcgaattaattaatttaaatgaatttatttcataaattcatttaaattaaattttgaaaaattaatatttcaatgtaaaaaaaaatcctctgtTTTTAAAACCCTCACAAAAGCGATGAATTCACGTTGTTTTTTCCAAATGACAATTTTCATGCGAGAAACGACGAAAACTTGCAGATAAATGGTGAATCGGTAGAGAAATTCGTAAAAGCCACGCGTCGCTGGGGGGAGCTTCATTCGGAAGTGTTGATGCAGGAAAAGTCGTCGAAAAATTACATTTCGCGAGTAAACCCGATATTGAAGAGCATCGATGCCTCCAACATACGTATAAGCTGCACGGGAGTGTGTCGTGCCAAAAATACAATCACTGTAGAGAAGGAAACGTTTATGGATAAAGTGCGATGGCTCAACAACGACAAGCAAAATTTGAGTTTCGAGACCGTGAGAATTTTATCGTCGAAGAACTTACCGTGTCCTGTTGCAGCACCTAAAATTAAAGACGTAACGGTCGATGGCTACGTTAATGGAATTTCATTCCCCAATTTCGCCGAGGATGTTCTCAAGGTCACGGGAGATCAAATATTCACTGGTACaacacaaaattcatttttttcgtggtagaaaaataataaattttataaatattcaattattttgatcCACTCGAGACAGtcattaaggaagttcacgcgaaATCTGGAAATTTAAGTTATGGAAATGGAAAActccaactttttttaaaattttgaaatatgctagaaatatacgaCGTGCGCATTCATCCCCGGAATTATTAcaggatctaccgtctagtcgtcgagaaaacaattaacgaaaattacatttttttaagggttacACATGAgctcttatggcaggcacactttctgtgcgacgatttggatttgATGAAATGGGATCCTCCCAGctttaaagagccaaaaacgagagtaagaaaatagaatgtttttagatatcaatgatgtcttgagaaagccttgttaccagtgaaaatcacttgggaatggaaaaagaaaaatacttatttgagattaaggatatattgcacaggcgatacaatgttgccatgctaaaccatgctaaaaacataaaaaaattcaaaatgatcagaattttataaaatttggtgaacatattctttagtgccaaatttgacaatacaaatttttaaagatttttcttctgtacagttatcgagtaattgatcactaaagttcacgtgtataagcatagcgtttccatatatataggtatacattccgggcataagaaatctgctttaatgcgtaattactcgataactaaacagaagaaaattttgaaaaaatttgtgttttcgcacttgatgttgaagaacattatcaccaaatttgatcaatttctaattatttcgacttttgtatcattcacccttaacgAGGAATAACGACATAagcggtggaaggtttgacaacaccgtGGGCCAGCTGGTTTAGAATATAGATGTGCAACGCATATAAacagaaaatggctgttgtcacgttttgcttgacgattttactacgaaagtgtTTCAACTGCTAAATGATATCAGTTGAAACGatttcgtagtaaaatttttaaattaattaattataaattatgaattatgaatgaataaatctcaaaaaataagCAACGCATAATTTTAACAATTGCGAGGATAAATttaaatcgtttctttgatgatgaaaagagcaaaaaagttcagttgctttttagAATCACGAGTAACGCGTGATCTTCCTTAATTCCGGGATTATTTGAAgtggacgaaaaataattgtcGCGCATTATTTCAAGCAGCGATCTACGTATTTTTAGGTTCTCCAACGTTCGCCGAACTTAGGGTAAGAAACGCGAAAATCCTCTTAGATATTGCGTCCGATTTCACGCGCCAGGAGATCGAAGCGTTGAGTATCGAGACGGACGAGCTCGAGGTCGCGCCCGGAGGCTTTTTATTGCCTCTGAACAGTGAGCCTGGCACGGTGATGACCGGTTCGCTGACTGTTTCGGACGCGAGGATCAAAGGGGTCGTCGATTCACGCGGCAAAATAAACGGTACCGTCGGTACCAAATTCAGTCGAATAATCAACGTACCAGAAGCCTTGGAAATTCCGGGCAATATTACCCTAAACAATGTCACGGTTCTTGAAGATTTCCGGGTCGAGGATATCAAAAGAAAGGAAGGAAAATCGTATAAAGATATAATTTCAAAAGCAGTCCCATTAAATGCTCCTCGTGTTGGAGTACGACTTGAATTACGGAATAATAAAGTGGTAAGTTGCACTTCGTTCCCATCGAATTAACTTGTTGCTGTTATTAATATTGTATGATTCAATAACTTGTTATTTattgttaattaataataatgaatgaaGGATTTTTATGGGAGTAAAAAGTAGAAACGTGCTCACGATGATTTTCTTGGCAacagagaagaaaaatgaaagagaaattTTCCTGTGATTCGAGGACTGCAATTTGCATTTGGTTAGACGATTGGTCCAAGGACAAATTGTCTGGGacctacacacacacacaaaatcCAAATAAACtcccaaacaaacaaaaacacaccCACAAAAACAAACATAcaaacaatattatttttataatattttttacaatattatttttattattcataaatattagacataaaaatattcaagacaTTCGGTCTTACAAGTgtagaatattttcaaatcgagGATATTATGACATTAGGATATTTTGACTCAGATATTTTATCCCAAGaatattttgcattttttaaaataaaaattcattaaatcaaACCTGTAAAAGGTTTCCTTACAATTCTCTTCATCAACTGTGTCGTTGACAGCCAGCGAAGAACTTTCCAAAAAACACCTTTCGCGTGTATCCTTTTCCAGGGGATTATTCACTGTGAAAacgtcattgaaaaaattcgtgagcTACCTTGTCGACTATTGTTGAGGTCGCTCTTTTGAATGGTGACATTAAAATTTGGCCAagacccttttttttttaggtttttgcaaaataaagcAAATAAGTAGCAATTTTTAAggtccattttttaaatccacgATTCGGAAGTCTTATGatattattttccaataacAAGTTGCATAAATCGTGTCCTCGACGtttgtacttttgaaattcgtgcttagttttttcttccctgGGCTTATCATTGCAAATAAACGGTAAAATTgctaaaataaaatgtttcatttgcaggatattcaaattttgtgatGAGAACGAGTATTCTAGAGTTGATATTTAAATAACTCAtgcgtgcatcactttttgctatccacatgaagctgtttagaattcaagaaacgaaacgtagaaaaattcaaagaatactatgctgtttgtaatcggtggctaagtactttgaaaattctcgaaaaataatatatttctcactatacaaaacgaatccctTTTCTCTGTGAAGTCCAACAAATGCGCGTGCTGCGGGAGCAGACGATCCTGCTTTTGATACAAAACTTTTGTTACTCGAGCAAATAAATATGTCGTCACCACATtgacaaagaaaaattgcaGCAGAAGCGTGACCTGCGCTGTCCTCGTACAAAAAATGTTCTCCGTGGCGTTTGAATCAACGTTGTTAGACTCGAATCGACTCGGAATTTAAGAATCAATTACCATAAAATAGAAATCAATTGATCAACTGTTTTTTCAGTCATGGAACAACATGACGGTACACAATTTTCCCTACAAATGGCTAACGAAAAATCATCTCGGTCATTCACTTATTACGGGCCACAAAACTGCAACGAGATCGGAAATTACGCTGGGAAATTTGGTGCACGAGAATCTGCCAACTCCAAGGTACAGACAAAAATGAGAGTTTCGATAAAAACCCTTTGCATGGGATTAAAAATTGCAAATATCTGAGTTCCCTCACGAGTtactgttgaaaaaataaattgacgaATTCCAGATTGCCATTGCGGGTGTGCGGCGTGGCTGCGATAAGCGAGGGCGTCTGGGAGTCGAATTTAGTAGTCGATAAAGGGACTGCAAAGTCTGTTCGCGCCATTAATCTTTTCAGTGGATCTGAATTGAGTGAAATTTATTTGGACTCTGTTCCAACGATCGAAGAAATGCCTTGGGCACTGAAAAATTTGACTGGACAAATAAAAGTGAAAGAGGCCGAAATAGATTACGTTCGTGGTGTGGAATTTCAGGGTACGTATTTTCTTGCCATTGAATTGAAGAGTCATCGTGGGATGAAACTCATCAGAGCCCGAAAAATTGTAATCAACCGTGAGTTTTCGTTTGTTCGAATTCCGAcacagaattgaaaaatactttgTCCAAATGGAGCGAGCCCACTCGTTTGAAGGGCCCGATTCGATTCACCAATCTAAAAACTCATGAACTTATGACGTCGGGCAAATTCAATGTTCCTTTGCCTCtcgaaatacaaaatttacaaagcAGAGGGAATTTATACGTCAGTATATTGAATGACGTTAAAATCGATGAGTTTTTAAGAGACTCTGTCAAATTGGACGACAATCTCTCATTGACGAATGTCACGTTTGGTGAGAattcttttatctttttatcgaagctttttttggttatttcttctaataaatattgaaaaatcgctGCTCCGTTTCTTTCGGAACCTCGAAGATCCAATCGTCGATTTCTCACTCTCAACCtcaatttctttgaaaaaaaatatattgcttTCGATCTTTGAATCCCAAGAATGAATGCGCAGCATCAATTTCTCGTTATTCTTCGGCCATTTTTGAAAACCTTCAACATCCGATTCGCGTTTCGAcaaattaacttttttttgttccacAGCCGGAGGGCTCGAAGCCAGGGAATTATACGCTACGAAAACATCGTTCAGTCTTCAAGAAAATATGCCAAGATATTTGggttcgaaagagattttgggCAGTTTCGAAGCCGAGGCGATGGAAGTGCCGAATTTACTGAATATCCCATCGTCAGGGATTcccattaatattattgtcgACGGTGATTTTGAATGAACAATTTCAATCGTAACTGCatgaatatgaataaaaaagttttttctatcTTTCATCAAAATTAATAATAGAAAACGATTGCTTCGTCGATTCAATggtccttcttttttcttgtaaTAATTAGGAAACGTGCAATTTATGAAGGAACCCAAAATAACGAACATTAATAACAAAAATTTGGACGAATTGTTCAGCGAAGTTTTGTTGACTGACAGACCGTTCAGGATTTCTGCTGAATTTGTGCTATTCAAAAATGTTACGTTCGAGAATGATTTGACGATACTGGTGAGCATGAAAATGATCCAATAATCATGGAGATTTTcctaaaaatggaaatttatcattatttttatgatatTGCAGCAATCGTTCGACACTCCGGATCTTGGTCCGTGGTTCGATCTTGAGAACCGTTTGCTGAGTAAGACGAAACCGCAAATGATTAACGTCGAAGCATCGTTCGCGTCAGTCGCTGCGCCTAAAATCGTGGCATCATCGAAATCGCATTTGCGATCGAACGTTTCATGGCTCCATGATTTGGAGTACAATTCTCTGAAAATCAACGAGCCTCAAGTGAGCGCGAATAAGTGGAATTTCGAAGAACTCATTATCACTGGTATgattgatgaataaaaaacaatacgAAAATATTCGTCAAGAAAACTTTGGAGCATTTTCTGTTGAAAATCTCGATTATTTCAGGCGATTATGAATTCCGGGATCAAATAAATGGCCTCAATTTCGCAACTGACGTCGTGAGAAAAGACGCGAGAGAAAATATcgtgagaggaaaaaaaatcattcgccaTTTGGAAGCCCAAAGTATGAATGGTctgaaattcgataaattcgcacgtaaaacgttgaaaaaaaataacgggAACGAAACGATCGTCGTGAAAGGATGGAAAACGTTCAAAActgtcgaaatgaaaaatctgagGTCCTGCAAATGATATGATTAAAATATTGATCTGAAAAATGCGTCGATTAGAAGCTTATAAATTGACTAATCAACAATTTCTACATTTGacatttacttttttattctttttgcaAAATTCTTCTTATTTCGCTTTTgtaaaagtgaataaaaatctgattttttaattcaagtATTTCCCGCAGGCAAATAGTAAACAAGcaaatttgtattttctccCAATCACAGAGTGGAGGGCACGGTGAACGGTAAAAAAGTCGAAAACTCGTTACAAAAGTCTGCAAACCAAATTCTCCAAGGGACAAAAGTACTGAATGGCTGTACAAGAGCATCGACGATTGTGACAGAAGGTTTGGTCAATGGAATTCGATTGAATTCTTTTGTTGAGCAGCAACTCAAGAAAAAATCACCTTTACAAATAATCAAAACACCGATCAGTTTGAACAACAAATTAACGATATCCGGCAACGTTACGATTAAGGGATTGTACAACGGCATCGAGTTGAGAAATTTCGGGGACGTTACGAGAAGTCTTGGATCAACGAACGAAACGCTTGCGAAATTGATCGTTTTTGCTGAAGGAATTGAAAACGCGATCGACAGTAAGTTTCTTTTACAGTATGAAAACGGAGGagcattttttgtctttttcattcgttcagtCGCCTTTTCTTGTTCACGAAACGTTGATGATTCAGTTGAAAAAGCTTTTTGGAGTATCGTTGAACGCGAAGAATCGAGAACgctgaatttttatttgttttccgTTCCACGAAAGATGCAAAACATTGTTTGTTAAAActgaatgaaaatatgttcATCAGGTCGTGCATTCTACTGGGACAACTTGGAGCTCGTCGAAACAAATTCAAAAgcattaaatttcgatttgacAAACGAAgaacaaatttatttcgtCGATTTGGGTAACTGCGGAatcgtcgatttttctctGTATTGTGACAGAGCCTCGATTTTCCAGCCGGTGTTAGTAATTCCAAACGACAGTCGAGTTCTCGCCGCAAGGGTTATCGACTTTTCGGGTCTTCCCCTCGTCGTATTCGTCACCTCCGATCCTGGTGGAggcgttttcatttttcgttacGACCCAACTGGGAGAAGTTTCTACAAGTTCGCTGGTAAGTTTTCGCAGTTGGCGTTGTTTTTTCATTAGATTCCATTCGTCACGATTTACTTTTTCCGAAACGTTGATTTTATTGACTTTTTACGACGCTCACTGGGCAAacttatttttccaattttttctgcTTCACGCTTTTACTCCATCCAGCTCTGCTCGTGCCGGGCATTATTGAAGGATCTTTTACAACAACGATCAATCCTCTCTGGATCGCTCTCCGCCTGCGTGATCATTTGATGATTATTCGCTACGAAATCCGTTCGAATTTCGAAGAATGGACCATTCCGGGTGGAGGACCATTTTTGATGAGTTCGACGCCCAGCGAcgaattctttattttccgAAACGACGGCGTTTGGAAACTGGGAGGACTCGGGGGGCCACGAAAAATTCTCGACTCCAAGTTTCATGGCCAAATCGATACATTCACTATTGGCAACGACTACTACGTTCAACTGACTGATAAAAATGCAACGAATCTTCTGAGAGCTCGATTCATCGGTAATtagttgaaaattcaaaaaattgttcttaaagaaaatattattcGATGTAAAATAAGTATAGCAATCGATTTGCatgttaaaaatcgaaaaatcatcaactcatatttattttaaattataattatcacgatgaaaaaaaacatgcacCGAAAATCGAATAATCAACTCAATTGTGGTATTCGAAACATTGTAAAATAAAACTACGAGTTTTATACAGTTCTAACAAACCGCTTTCTCCtacaaatttatgaaaaaagaaatttttttgtcaatattAGGGTGTGCGGGAAAaaccgatattttttttcctttgcatcCAGCCGAGAAAGTTGAATAAAGGTGAAAACAAAGAATACGAAAAGCGGAGttcaccaaaaaattatttcgaacggcgcatcgattttgaaaattttccataagaataacccagGAAACTATTGAGACCTCTGATCATCGTGTCATAACTGTTCAGGAAAAAATCACACAAAAACCACAagaatatgtttttatagaaaattcatttccgtACGAAAAAAGTCCTTATGAACGACGAGCTCGGAGCAACCGTTTTGGTGCTATCACCCTTTGAAGTTGAATcgatagaacattttttttcatagaactgtgaaaatcaaatttttcgtttcacgaaCAAACttattcgttgtttttcgtAGGGGATTACTTCCTCTATGAGAAAATTGTTATAATCGTTGTAATTCTATAATTTTATCGGCTGgatgcaaaggaaaaaaatattgttttttagttgaaaagtgttttttaATTACCCAGAATTTTTTGATAATTAATTAAACCAATGAGATTCCTGTTCAGTTTGTTTCTCCACTACGTTTTCTTTCCTGATTCTAGAAATTTTGGTAATAAGTTAAGGAGTTTcagtacagaagtcaaaatattaagaaattgatgaaatttggttataatgttcttcagcatcaagtgcgaaaactcaaattttttcaaaattttcttctacttagttatcgagtaattacgcattaaagcagatttctcatgcccggaatgtatacctatatatatggaaacgctatgcttgtacacgtaaactttagtgatcaattactcgataactgtgtagaagaaaaatcttaaaaaatttgtgtcgtcaaatttggcactaaagaatatgttcaccaaattttataaaattttgaactttttgaatttttgaatttttttagcatggattagcatggcaacattgtatcgcctgtaccgaaactccttaatcggCGGGATAGCATCAAAACTTTTCAGACAATTCattcaatagaaaaaataaaaatatcgtattttctccatttgaaaaatgtattttcggaaaccattcaattttcgtaactattttattcaacatttcgagaattcgtttttttttaacaagagCATCTTCGAACGAATTGAGATCAGCAGCTCTAGTTTCCTCTCATGGCCATCGTTGTTATTCAAGTTTGAGACTTCCGGATGCTTGTACCGAGCAGAATTTCAGCGTATTGCCGACGTCTCACAACAGTTTGCATgctatcgattttttcactccAACGTGTTTCAAAACACtttctcaaaataatttttcttcttaacacgcatgattttttattaaaatgcaatatttatttacaaatgtattatacaattttttggGTGCTTCATACCGAAGCATTAAGGTTTCGTAAGTAATGTTCTCCTCCGATGACAACCGAAGTCGTTTCCTGAATTGAGacataaaaatgtattatttgattaaaaaagaagcaaatttttctgccactttcgtttttttttatattcacttTCAAAACACGCTCATTCATTGGAGCGTGGGAACGAGTAAAAATAAAGAGATCAGTAATAACCTTGGCAGCATCTTTGATAATCGTGACTTCTTCCGATACAATTTGTGGATTATTCTCCACCTCTTcaagttcaattttcttggGTTTAGCTTCCGGAATaactaaattatttttctgtaaaaaaagtaacgaagtgaataaatgttaaaaaatatttgaaaatcggATTTATTGTCCGCGTCACTGTTCGAGGGGAATTCCTCATTGTCGTGACATGAAaaatgcatgaaaaaaataaacgactcGCTATCGTTGCTCCTAGAGaagaataaatcattttttggcAACAAGAGTTTTGagtgagacgaaaaaaattgcaatagCTATCGAATTACTCGATTTTATTACTCGTATCTATTACCGGTGGCCGATGAACATTGTCCTTCTTCGTTTCCCTTTTTGGGTacttctcttcattttttttcctctcttcaaTGGCGTTATTAAGGGCACTTTGCTCGGCAGTTGTAAGGATTACGAGTCTCGGGTCCAAGGCAATCCATTCGCAGTGGATTATTTGGTCGAGCTTCCATCGTTTCGATACGTCCGGCTCCAAGAGATTggtcaccaattttttcacactctcgcTCAGGCTGGTCGCAACTTTGCCCCGAAATTTCCAGCGCCGATTCATCTGCAATTCGCACAAGCGTTGGATGTTCGGATCGTCGAAAGGCATTCTTCTGTTCAATATTATATAAAGTATCACTCCCAGCGACCAAATGTCAGCAATTTTTGGATTATACGGAGACCCGCGAAGCACTTCCGGGGCGGCGTACGACAAAGATCCGCAATAAGTGTCGCTCAGCACTCTTTTGCCCCGAGCGTCGATAACGTAACGAGCGAAACCGAAATCCGCTAATTTCACATTGAAATTCGAAGTTATCAGTACATTTTCACACTTTATGTCCCGATGGGCAATGTCCATTTCATGCAAATATTGTAGCGCTGAAATTCGGATAAAACAAATGAGAATATTATTcgttcaattattattattcaaattagAATATTAATTAGTGAATTCTCtaaatttcatcactattttcGAGTATTCCCGAACTTTGACCAATCtaatcacaatttcaagtgCATAAAACCAGtccttcatttattttcgttctgaattaAGGGCTGTGAACAGTGCAAACGTTGGAAATTaaggtattttttctttattttataaataaaaattggttggatggatttaaataaaattttgtgaacattttttacatactcagaagtactggaaaaaatttttttaaaaaatttggcaCCCCGTGAATCGGCGTTGACagcaaatctcaaaaattaaacatctcaggaaaaaaaaaccaaaaagattcTTAAAATATGGGCTATTAGCTGTCGCACGACGTAggagattttcaaaatattgtttagaaaaaaaatggtgaccatttgaagaaaaaagtcacaatttttgtggatttctcagtagaaaattgtttttaaaagGGTTTCCATTTTCAACAGAccattgaacaaaaatatgcctcaaaaaaaaacacgttgaactccaacgtttaCACTGTTTATAACCCtggaaatttatgaatttgaaaaacaatgcAAAAACAATAAACTTTAGTATTTCCTGGACGTTTCCTatcataattttcttttctgaTTTTCTAAAAATCGACCTCGGCGAATTCGACATTATAgacaaacgaaaaaacttgctcgcaattttgaatagaaaaaataaaatttcaaagtttttaaaGCACTGAGGTGTCTCGAGACGTGACGAAAAATCAGCCAATTTTTCATAGCGATAGAACTCAACAGCGTCGAGAGTTGAATATTTTAACTGATAGAACGTCGATTGCGGAGTGAATAAATGTTGGATGCACCTAGCGCAAGTTGTCGGAACCACACTCGGGCTTGGCTCTCCGCAATTGAACCACTTTTAAGGATGAATTCCAGGAGATCTCCGTTTTCGGCGAAAcgcataaaaatgaaatacttGGTTCgcctttgaaaaatactgtGCACGTGAATGATATGCGGATGATTCAACTTTACGAGAATATCCAGTTCCCTTGGCAAAAACTTCTCAACGAAATCGTCTGTCGCGCTCGAAGTATCGACTACTTTACACGCGAGAGTGTTGTGCCTTTCTGGTTCACGTTCAGGCTTGTATTCCGCAAGATATACCTGTtgttaattaattttaaaGACCTTGACAATAAAACATCGATGAGAAATATTAAAGGGGGGTCCTGCCttaaagtcaaaaaaattgattgtcttcgggaatgtttttggacGGGCGGAAATAACTCAACATAGCGACCTTTTCGCGGTACAGTTTCGAGGATATTTGAAGAgtacaaaaacttttttttaatgtgagaaatactaattttaaCATGGTTCATGCGTCAAGtctaatttcgaaatttctcagctgcgtaaaatgtggagatcgtaattattgtctgcaacgaaaattccaactttttttcccattttcatatattctcTTTCCACGCGAATCtacaaaaacccgaaaaaattacgaaattctatatttttagcgagtttgaaaaaaaaaacgcttccaaagaagaaaaatattatttcaacgtcctgtaaatatagaatttcgcaagtTTTgcgggtttttataggttcgtatgaaaggaaaatacatgaaaatgaaaaccacagaattttcgaagaatcgattttttcattggcTTCCAACGTTCTGTACTTTGGACCTcggattttgaaatatttttaaaaatcgcatttttgaGGACGATACGGTGGTTTTGGCCCTTAATGAGCAACCGGTGCATGGCCAAGCAGGCCCAAGTATCAGCCTCGTCCGAGGCTGCATAACTTGGGCGGCGGTCGAAGCCACGCACACCGTTTGCTGACCCATCGCTGTCAGTAAATAATCGAAACAATGATGTTGGCCTTAAAAACACTTTGCTTTAGTATTcctggaaaattttcattcatcaaCCTTGGCATAAGAGCCTTctccaagtttttttaaaagtttgtatCCCCGGGCCTGTAAAGTGGCATCCTCGGACGGCGTATGATCGAGATGGTTTTGCGACATGGAACTTCGAGAGCCGTTGCTTGCATCCTATTGCCGCCATTGAGGGTACTTTTTCACCGAATTTATCATAGTTTATCTCGACAACTTCTTCAGTCGATGAATCTCTCGGAGtcaagttttcatgatttatgAGAGAACCTGAATAATCGTAATTGATTAAACGTCAAACTCATTTGGGCTGCGATATTTCATCGCCTTTTTTACGTACTTGGCCAAAAAAACGGTCCTGAACGATTGACATTCTGATCTGCAAAAATTTCGgattaattattcattcggaatttcgaaaaatgaaataatttcccgccattttcaaatttatcgaataatttcaaCGAGAATTCTCCACTTTTGAGAAATCCTCGTCCAGCacgttattttttatcgtcgaGTGAAAATAGATCGATACTCTACGAACAgccagaggaaaaaaaaagagaaattcaTATTAATTTGAGTGCTGGTAAACAAGGGTGGGGAAATTAGGTCAGATGCTAAGGCAATGATGTCGCAGGATCGACTTCCTCGCAGTCCAGCCTTATTTGCTTCGTAAACTTCGAAAATCGATTCTGAAGAACTACTAAATAAATAGCGATAGTAAACGTtttcacattaaaa
Proteins encoded:
- the LOC122406402 gene encoding testis-specific serine/threonine-protein kinase 1-like, translating into MSQNHLDHTPSEDATLQARGYKLLKKLGEGSYAKVYLAEYKPEREPERHNTLACKVVDTSSATDDFVEKFLPRELDILVKLNHPHIIHVHSIFQRRTKYFIFMRFAENGDLLEFILKSGSIAESQARVWFRQLALALQYLHEMDIAHRDIKCENVLITSNFNVKLADFGFARYVIDARGKRVLSDTYCGSLSYAAPEVLRGSPYNPKIADIWSLGVILYIILNRRMPFDDPNIQRLCELQMNRRWKFRGKVATSLSESVKKLVTNLLEPDVSKRWKLDQIIHCEWIALDPRLVILTTAEQSALNNAIEERKKNEEKYPKRETKKDNVHRPPKNNLVIPEAKPKKIELEEVENNPQIVSEEVTIIKDAAKETTSVVIGGEHYLRNLNASV
- the clos gene encoding uncharacterized protein clos yields the protein MRHPFRSTMSARLLFILVLTFSFRTICTTPDQNLLRALESTTRFFDHLRLEYEYQSPTRDLYKSIDHRISEYVNRLKKSSNLSREKRQLDTDKDVRVLSGFERTPGLDFSDAIDVTFFVYRNERGPPRWYAAALNSSGISLFLYEPTRAFTRIGFSGVEHGTRITSQSSSIATIFLVQRSTGDTHVFRMRQGPAKKIVERVQTVKTPNATDLTLWQGMKKTYLAISSSKRIAVFAWVGEYFDEIQTLHIGAKRVVAFQTTGAMHLLALDQSRTSLFKFLLHTREFVLSQRFSGANDATKFSREDGHQGEYFLALARDDSTLIYKQSKHRFVPFQGISGAHKITAFYNQAAILLFLVRNNSLNVLQYDGWKFAELGVRTSGIFDIRPLDLSNGRLLAVKVRGSGDSGTNEGGIFKNNTKSSWNLLKFVWARKESETSLREKTKLWCTDSLNSLIPATVDLPQLKLPLRIEQGSIQILHARKINGESVEKFVKATRRWGELHSEVLMQEKSSKNYISRVNPILKSIDASNIRISCTGVCRAKNTITVEKETFMDKVRWLNNDKQNLSFETVRILSSKNLPCPVAAPKIKDVTVDGYVNGISFPNFAEDVLKVTGDQIFTGSPTFAELRVRNAKILLDIASDFTRQEIEALSIETDELEVAPGGFLLPLNSEPGTVMTGSLTVSDARIKGVVDSRGKINGTVGTKFSRIINVPEALEIPGNITLNNVTVLEDFRVEDIKRKEGKSYKDIISKAVPLNAPRVGVRLELRNNKVSWNNMTVHNFPYKWLTKNHLGHSLITGHKTATRSEITLGNLVHENLPTPRLPLRVCGVAAISEGVWESNLVVDKGTAKSVRAINLFSGSELSEIYLDSVPTIEEMPWALKNLTGQIKVKEAEIDYVRGVEFQELKNTLSKWSEPTRLKGPIRFTNLKTHELMTSGKFNVPLPLEIQNLQSRGNLYVSILNDVKIDEFLRDSVKLDDNLSLTNVTFAGGLEARELYATKTSFSLQENMPRYLGSKEILGSFEAEAMEVPNLLNIPSSGIPINIIVDGNVQFMKEPKITNINNKNLDELFSEVLLTDRPFRISAEFVLFKNVTFENDLTILQSFDTPDLGPWFDLENRLLSKTKPQMINVEASFASVAAPKIVASSKSHLRSNVSWLHDLEYNSLKINEPQVSANKWNFEELIITGDYEFRDQINGLNFATDVVRKDARENIVRGKKIIRHLEAQSMNGLKFDKFARKTLKKNNGNETIVVKGWKTFKTVEMKNLRVEGTVNGKKVENSLQKSANQILQGTKVLNGCTRASTIVTEGLVNGIRLNSFVEQQLKKKSPLQIIKTPISLNNKLTISGNVTIKGLYNGIELRNFGDVTRSLGSTNETLAKLIVFAEGIENAIDSRAFYWDNLELVETNSKALNFDLTNEEQIYFVDLGNCGIVDFSLYCDRASIFQPVLVIPNDSRVLAARVIDFSGLPLVVFVTSDPGGGVFIFRYDPTGRSFYKFAALLVPGIIEGSFTTTINPLWIALRLRDHLMIIRYEIRSNFEEWTIPGGGPFLMSSTPSDEFFIFRNDGVWKLGGLGGPRKILDSKFHGQIDTFTIGNDYYVQLTDKNATNLLRARFIGN